A part of Aegilops tauschii subsp. strangulata cultivar AL8/78 chromosome 2, Aet v6.0, whole genome shotgun sequence genomic DNA contains:
- the LOC123497035 gene encoding uncharacterized protein — translation MVFLCETRQQLHKMKRLRNRLGLRGFDGISSIGKSGGLALFWDDSMYVSVQDVNARWIDVFVRVAPSEPLWRVTFVYGEPRVENRHLMWESLCRLRNMSELPWLVVGDFNKALWDYEHMSMTARPQPQMMAFRDCFEVCQLVDLGFLGYPFTYDNKRSGRANVQVRLDRAAADNAWRDLFPEAAVTHLTSPRSDHRSLLLRCMQDTSVKVVKARRYEVMWEREASLAEVVVAAWAASGAKGDLGGVTAALKAPMAKLHEWSNKTIVNVMREIEKSRTRLEELHNMNADRNELRKESDHMDELLYKEEMMWLQRSRMEWLKHAFSDKEISDALFQMGPLKAPGPDGFPARFFQRHWGMMKNDIIEAVRQFFSSGVMPEGVNNTTIVLIPKVDNPQRLSEFRPISLCNVIYKIISKCLVNRLRPILGDIISEEQSAFVPGRLITDNAFIAFECTHYIKQEKDPDKAFCAYKMDLH, via the exons ATGGTGTTTTTGTGTGAGACTAGGCAACAACTACATAAGATGAAGAGGTTGCGTAATCGGTTAGGGCTCCGTGGCTTTGATGGCATAAGTAGCATTGGGAAGAGTGGTGGTTTAGCGTTGTTCTGGGATGATTCTATGTATGTCAGTGTTCAAGATGTAAACGCCAGGTGGATCGATGTGTTTGTTCGAGTTGCCCCGTCCGAACCACTTTGGCGCGTCACCTTTGTGTATGGTGAACCGAGGGTGGAAAACCGACACCTCATGTGGGAGAGTTTGTGCAGGCTAAGGAACATGTCCGAACTGCCATGGCTCGTTGTGGGTGATTTCAATAAGGCACTGTGGGACTATGAGCATATGTCCATGACGGCGAGACCGCAACCCCAAATGATGGCCTTTCGTGACTGTTTTGAAGTGTGCCAGTTGGTGGATCTGGGCTTTTTGGGATATCCCTTCACATACGATAATAAACGGAGTGGCCGGGCTAATGTGCAGGTGCGTTTGGACAGGGCGGCGGCGGACAATGCTTGGAGGGATCTCTTCCCGGAAGCGGCGGTTACCCACCTTACGTCACCTCGGTCTGATCATCGGTCGTTACTTTTGCGGTGCATGCAGGATACAAGTGTGAAAGTGGTTAAAGCGAGGCGCTATGAGGTCATGTGGGAGAGGGAGGCTTCTCTGGCAGAGGTGGTCGTGGCAGCTTGGGCCGCTTCGGGCGCGAAGGGTGACCTGGGCGGTGTCACTGCGGCCCTGAAAGCACCCATGGCAAAGTTGCATGAATGGAGCAACAAGACAATTGTCAATGTCATGAGAGAGATTGAGAAGTCAAGGACGAGGCTGGAAGAACTCCATAATATGAATGCCGACCGCAATGAGCTGCGCAAGGAATCAGATCACATGGATGAACTCCTGTACAAGGAGGAGATGATGTGGCTGCAACGTTCTAGAATGGAGTGGCTAAAACATG CTTTCTCGGACAAGGAAATCAGTGATGCTCTTTTCCAGATGGGGCCTCTAAAGGCTCCAGGCCCAGACGGGTTTCCGGCGAGGTTCTTCCAGCGGCATTGGGGTATGATGAAAAATGACATTATTGAGGCAGTCAGACAGTTTTTCAGCTCGGGGGTGATGCCAGAGGGCGTCAACAACACCACTATTGTGCTCATTCCAAAGGTGGATAATCCCCAACGCTTATCTGAGTTCCGGCCCATCAGTCTCTGTAACGTGATATACAAGATCATATCAAAATGCTTGGTGAACCGTTTGAGACCTATACTTGGGGACATCATCTCTGAGGAGCAGAGCGCGTTTGTGCCTGGCAGACTCATAACAGACAATGCTTTCATTGCCTTTGAGTGCACTCACTATATTAAACAGGAGAAGGACCCTGATAAAGCTTTTTGTGCTTATAAGATGGAcctccactag